A genomic region of Homo sapiens chromosome 4, GRCh38.p14 Primary Assembly contains the following coding sequences:
- the PF4 gene encoding platelet factor 4 isoform 2 (isoform 2 is encoded by transcript variant 2), with product MITATLNGEPAECLATVPGAAPAPPTWLEQLLSGGGVIYAEAEEDGDLQCLCVKTTSQVRPRHITSLEVIKAGPHCPTAQLIATLKNGRKICLDLQAPLYKKIIKKLLES from the exons ATGATCACAGCCACACTTAACGGAGAGCCTGCTGAGTGTCTGGCCACAGTGCCAGGCGCTGCACCTGCACCTCCCACCTGGTTAGAACAACTTCTGTCTGGGGGAGGTGTGATTTATG CTGAAGCTGAAGAAGATGGGGACCTGCAGTGCCTGTGTGTGAAGACCACCTCCCAGGTCCGTCCCAGGCACATCACCAGCCTGGAGGTGATCAAGGCCGGACCCCACTGCCCCACTGCCCAACTGAT AGCCACGCTgaagaatggaaggaaaattTGCTTGGACCTGCAAGCCCCGCTgtacaagaaaataattaagaaactTTTGGAGAGTTAG
- the CXCL5 gene encoding C-X-C motif chemokine 5 precursor, with translation MSLLSSRAARVPGPSSSLCALLVLLLLLTQPGPIASAGPAAAVLRELRCVCLQTTQGVHPKMISNLQVFAIGPQCSKVEVVASLKNGKEICLDPEAPFLKKVIQKILDGGNKEN, from the exons ATGAGCCTCCTGTCCAGCCGCGCGGCCCGTGTCCCCGGTCCTTCGAGCTCCTTGTGCGCGCTgttggtgctgctgctgctgctgacgcAGCCAGGGCCCATCGCCAGCG ctGGTCCTGCCGCTGCTGTGTTGAGAGAGCTGCGTTGCGTTTGTTTACAGACCACGCAAGGAGTTCATCCCAAAATGATCAGTAATCTGCAAGTGTTCGCCATAGGCCCACAGTGCTCCAAGGTGGAAGTGGT agcCTCCCTGAAGAACGGGAAGGAAATTTGTCTTGATCCAGAAGCCCCTTTTCTAAAGAAAGTCATCCAGAAAATTTTGGACGG TGGAAACAAGGAAAACTGA
- the PPBP gene encoding platelet basic protein preproprotein: protein MSLRLDTTPSCNSARPLHALQVLLLLSLLLTALASSTKGQTKRNLAKGKEESLDSDLYAELRCMCIKTTSGIHPKNIQSLEVIGKGTHCNQVEVIATLKDGRKICLDPDAPRIKKIVQKKLAGDESAD from the exons ATGAGCCTCAGACTTGATACCACCCCTTCCTGTAACAGTGCGAGACCACTTCATGCCTTGCAGGTGCTGCTGCTTCTGTCATTGCTGCTGACTGCTCTGGCTTCCTCCACCAAAGGACAAACTAAGAGAAACTTGGCGAAAGGCAAAG AGGAAAGTCTAGACAGTGACTTGTATGCTGAACTCCGCTGCATGTGTATAAAGACAACCTCTGGAATTCATCCCAAAAACATCCAAAGTTTGGAAGTGATCGGGAAAGGAACCCATTGCAACCAAGTCGAAGTGAT AGCCACACTGAAGGATGGGAGGAAAATCTGCCTGGACCCAGATGCTCCCAGAATCAAGAAAATTGTACAGAAAAAATTGGCAGGTGATGAATCTGCTGATTAA
- the PF4 gene encoding platelet factor 4 isoform 1 precursor (isoform 1 precursor is encoded by transcript variant 1) yields the protein MSSAAGFCASRPGLLFLGLLLLPLVVAFASAEAEEDGDLQCLCVKTTSQVRPRHITSLEVIKAGPHCPTAQLIATLKNGRKICLDLQAPLYKKIIKKLLES from the exons ATGAGCTCCGCAGCCGGGTTCTGCGCCTCACGCCCCGGGCTGCTGTTCCTGGGGTTGCTGCTCCTGCCACTTGTGGTCGCCTTCGCCAGCG CTGAAGCTGAAGAAGATGGGGACCTGCAGTGCCTGTGTGTGAAGACCACCTCCCAGGTCCGTCCCAGGCACATCACCAGCCTGGAGGTGATCAAGGCCGGACCCCACTGCCCCACTGCCCAACTGAT AGCCACGCTgaagaatggaaggaaaattTGCTTGGACCTGCAAGCCCCGCTgtacaagaaaataattaagaaactTTTGGAGAGTTAG